A genomic window from Pseudomonadales bacterium includes:
- a CDS encoding SoxR reducing system RseC family protein → MRQLYRSGMVVETSPEVLRVRIDRACDTCSSGCARTLPDLCVDAHPGAQPGTRVQLGLSARSLNVHCLALFGPWLVVVAGLVVLDLRGASLGTSVAAVMIGGLLALWSGRRLALAGWQSLSVRVAAVDSGKRLPGGYAVTERWRGSSELVHEGTRQD, encoded by the coding sequence CCGTAGCGGTATGGTGGTGGAAACCTCGCCCGAGGTGTTGCGAGTGCGCATTGATCGGGCCTGTGATACCTGCAGTTCGGGTTGTGCCCGCACGCTGCCGGACCTCTGCGTGGACGCGCACCCGGGGGCGCAACCCGGGACGCGGGTACAGCTGGGTCTGTCCGCACGGTCCCTCAACGTGCATTGCCTCGCGCTGTTCGGACCCTGGCTGGTGGTCGTGGCCGGTCTCGTTGTTCTCGATCTGCGCGGAGCCAGCCTGGGGACAAGTGTGGCTGCGGTGATGATCGGCGGATTACTCGCACTCTGGTCGGGAAGAAGACTGGCGCTTGCCGGATGGCAATCCCTGTCCGTCAGGGTGGCGGCTGTGGACTCCGGCAAGCGTCTCCCCGGCGGGTACGCCGTCACCGAACGCTGGCGCGGTTCCAGTGAGTTAGTACATGAAGGAACAAGGCAGGATTGA
- a CDS encoding DegQ family serine endoprotease codes for MTRSAGFDQGSRLIGLLIGAGMLWLASFPAAARELPDFTELVEKNAPAVVNISSIRHAPSADQSRPRSRNEELEEFFRRFFPPGQGGPQPYSRPQSLGSGFVLEDGYIVTNNHVVEEADEVLVRFSDRRELTAELIGSDPRSDLALLKVDADDLPGVKLGNSSTLKVGEWVLAIGSPFGFDYSVTAGIVSAKGRSLPTEQNENYVPFIQTDVAINPGNSGGPLFNLKGEVIGINSQIYSNSGGFMGVSFAIPIDIAMEVVGQLRDSGRVARGWLGVVIQEVNRDLAESFGLRRPHGALVSRVLEGSPAESGGILEGDIITAINGQAIDFSSELPHYVGRIRPGSNARFSVVRDGKEIELKLEIGELADRGEVNLGRSVPDGDASSRLGLTVEAIPANELEQLGLDGGVRVTEADGVAAESGIRSGDVVTKLDNRPVLDTESFLRIADSLASGRSVAVLVVRGQSPIFLAMRVP; via the coding sequence ATGACCAGATCCGCAGGATTCGACCAGGGCAGCCGGCTGATCGGTCTGCTGATCGGCGCAGGCATGCTGTGGCTCGCCAGCTTTCCGGCCGCGGCTCGCGAGCTGCCGGATTTCACGGAACTGGTGGAGAAGAATGCACCGGCCGTGGTGAACATCAGCAGCATCCGCCATGCACCGTCGGCAGATCAGAGTCGGCCTCGTTCGCGCAACGAAGAACTGGAAGAATTCTTCCGCCGCTTCTTCCCGCCGGGTCAGGGTGGTCCTCAACCCTATTCGCGGCCCCAGTCCTTAGGCTCCGGTTTTGTGCTTGAAGACGGCTACATCGTCACCAACAACCACGTCGTGGAAGAAGCCGACGAGGTCCTGGTGCGCTTCAGCGACCGTCGGGAACTCACTGCGGAACTGATCGGTTCCGATCCGCGCTCGGATCTGGCGCTGCTCAAAGTCGATGCGGACGATCTTCCAGGGGTCAAGCTGGGTAACTCGAGCACACTGAAAGTCGGCGAGTGGGTCCTGGCCATCGGCTCACCCTTTGGTTTCGACTACTCGGTGACTGCGGGCATCGTCAGCGCCAAGGGTCGCAGTCTGCCCACCGAGCAGAACGAAAATTACGTGCCCTTCATTCAGACGGATGTCGCCATCAATCCAGGTAACTCGGGAGGCCCGCTGTTCAACCTGAAGGGGGAGGTGATCGGCATCAACTCCCAGATCTACTCCAACTCCGGCGGATTCATGGGCGTGTCCTTTGCGATTCCCATCGACATTGCCATGGAGGTGGTCGGACAGCTGCGCGATTCGGGTCGTGTAGCCCGGGGCTGGCTGGGCGTGGTGATCCAGGAAGTGAATCGGGATCTTGCGGAAAGCTTCGGCCTGAGACGTCCCCATGGGGCGCTCGTTTCCAGGGTGCTGGAAGGCAGTCCGGCAGAATCCGGGGGCATACTCGAAGGGGATATCATCACCGCGATCAATGGTCAGGCGATCGATTTCTCCTCGGAGTTACCCCATTACGTTGGCCGTATCCGGCCCGGCAGCAATGCCCGCTTCTCGGTTGTGCGCGATGGCAAAGAGATCGAACTCAAACTCGAAATCGGTGAGCTGGCGGATCGGGGTGAGGTCAATCTGGGTCGCAGCGTCCCCGATGGCGATGCATCTTCCCGGCTGGGCCTGACGGTAGAGGCCATTCCGGCAAATGAGCTCGAACAGCTTGGCCTGGATGGGGGTGTACGGGTGACCGAGGCGGACGGCGTGGCGGCCGAGAGCGGTATCCGCAGTGGAGACGTCGTCACCAAACTGGACAACCGGCCGGTTCTGGATACCGAAAGTTTTCTCAGGATCGCGGACAGCCTGGCGTCCGGCCGTTCGGTTGCCGTGCTGGTGGTCCGGGGACAGTCGCCCATTTTCCTGGCAATGCGGGTACCCTGA
- the lepA gene encoding translation elongation factor 4, whose amino-acid sequence MSDTDRIRNFSIIAHIDHGKSTLADRLIQLCGGLQDREMAEQVLDSMDLERERGITIKAQSVTLNYKALNGRTYQLNFIDTPGHVDFSYEVSRSLAACEGALLVVDAAQGVEAQSVANCYTAIEQGLEVLPVLNKIDLPQAEPERVAAEIEEIIGLDTTDILCVSAKTGANVPDLLERLIRDIPPPSGNPDEPLQALIIDSWFDNYLGIVSLVRVVQGRIAKGDKIVIKSLGKSHVVDEVGCYTPKHTARPQLEAGEVGFVVAGIKEIRGAPVGDTIVLARHPEVKALPGFTRVKPQVFAGLFPVNSEDFEAFREALEKLTLNDASLFYEPETSDALGFGFRCGFLGMLHMEIIQERLEREYDLNLITSAPTVVYEVVAADGTLLKVDNPSRLPANFAEMREPIADVHILVPQEYVGNVITLCVERRGVQKNMQFSSGQVSLHWELPMNEVVLDFFDRLKSVSRGFASLDYSFIRFEESKLAKLDILINGEKVDALAMIVHRDQAAARGRQLAEKMKELIPRQMFDVAIQAAIGGQIIARQTVKALRKNVTAKCYGGDVTRKKKLLEKQKAGKKRMKQVGNVEIPQEAFLAALRVER is encoded by the coding sequence GTGTCCGACACAGACCGCATCCGTAATTTCTCGATCATCGCCCACATCGATCACGGCAAATCCACGCTCGCGGATCGACTGATTCAGCTGTGCGGTGGATTGCAGGATCGGGAGATGGCCGAACAGGTTCTCGACTCCATGGATCTGGAGCGGGAGCGTGGTATCACCATCAAGGCGCAGAGCGTCACGCTGAACTACAAAGCTCTCAACGGCCGCACGTATCAGCTCAATTTCATCGACACCCCGGGTCACGTCGACTTCAGCTACGAAGTCTCCCGCTCACTGGCGGCCTGCGAAGGCGCGCTGCTCGTTGTCGATGCGGCTCAGGGAGTGGAAGCGCAGTCCGTGGCGAACTGCTACACGGCGATCGAGCAGGGCCTGGAAGTGCTGCCGGTACTCAACAAGATCGACCTGCCCCAGGCCGAGCCGGAACGGGTCGCCGCGGAGATCGAAGAGATTATCGGGCTCGATACCACCGACATTCTCTGCGTCAGCGCCAAGACGGGGGCCAATGTGCCCGATCTGCTCGAGCGCCTGATCAGGGACATTCCGCCACCCTCCGGAAATCCGGACGAACCGCTGCAGGCCCTCATCATCGACTCCTGGTTCGACAACTACCTGGGTATTGTCTCTCTGGTAAGGGTCGTGCAGGGGCGGATTGCGAAAGGCGACAAGATCGTCATCAAGTCGCTGGGGAAATCCCATGTGGTGGACGAGGTGGGCTGCTACACACCCAAGCATACGGCGAGGCCCCAACTGGAAGCGGGTGAAGTGGGTTTCGTGGTTGCCGGTATCAAGGAGATCCGCGGCGCTCCGGTAGGCGACACCATCGTGCTGGCCAGGCATCCGGAAGTGAAGGCGCTGCCCGGCTTTACCCGGGTCAAGCCCCAGGTGTTTGCCGGCCTGTTCCCCGTGAACTCAGAAGATTTCGAAGCGTTCCGGGAAGCGCTGGAAAAGCTCACGCTCAATGACGCGTCGCTGTTCTACGAACCGGAAACCTCGGACGCACTCGGATTCGGCTTTCGCTGCGGCTTTCTCGGAATGCTGCACATGGAGATCATTCAGGAGCGGCTGGAACGGGAATACGACCTCAATCTGATCACTTCCGCGCCTACGGTGGTTTACGAGGTGGTCGCCGCGGACGGCACCCTGCTGAAAGTGGACAATCCTTCCCGACTGCCCGCCAATTTCGCGGAGATGCGCGAGCCGATCGCCGACGTGCACATACTCGTGCCCCAGGAATACGTGGGGAATGTGATCACTCTCTGTGTCGAGCGTCGCGGTGTGCAGAAAAACATGCAGTTCTCCTCCGGGCAGGTTTCCCTGCACTGGGAACTGCCGATGAACGAGGTGGTGCTCGATTTCTTCGACCGCCTGAAATCCGTCAGCCGGGGCTTTGCCTCCCTCGACTACAGTTTTATCCGTTTCGAGGAGTCGAAGCTGGCGAAGCTCGATATTCTGATAAACGGGGAAAAGGTCGACGCCCTTGCCATGATCGTCCATCGCGACCAGGCCGCGGCCCGGGGGCGGCAGCTGGCCGAAAAGATGAAGGAACTGATACCCCGGCAGATGTTCGATGTGGCCATTCAGGCAGCTATTGGCGGTCAGATCATTGCGCGACAGACTGTGAAGGCGTTACGCAAAAACGTCACCGCGAAGTGCTACGGTGGCGATGTCACCCGGAAGAAAAAGCTGCTTGAAAAGCAGAAAGCGGGTAAGAAACGGATGAAGCAGGTCGGCAACGTGGAAATACCCCAGGAAGCGTTCCTGGCGGCATTGCGGGTCGAACGATAG
- the lepB gene encoding signal peptidase I: protein MDIDMPFVLTWAVLICGAIWLFDVVVLKPRRMAAVAGARQKGDRPGFETNSSKEAAAEPPEPLLVEYARSFFPVLLFVLVLRSFLAEPYQIPSESMVPTLAVGDFVLVNKYAYGIRLPVLGTKIIPVGEPRRGDVMVFIPPHDPRYFIKRVIGVPGDVIRYENKALFINGERAAYEFVEEFEERYALGTIPVRSYVETFDGRSHQIYRYPKNEMTGEWTVPEDSYFMMGDNRGKSADSREWGFAHESNIVGKAVAIWVHKDPGLTMPTFERNRWLD from the coding sequence ATGGATATCGATATGCCCTTCGTGCTGACCTGGGCGGTGCTCATCTGTGGCGCGATCTGGCTGTTCGACGTGGTGGTTCTCAAGCCTCGACGGATGGCGGCTGTTGCAGGAGCGAGGCAGAAAGGCGACCGGCCCGGTTTCGAAACGAACAGCAGCAAGGAAGCGGCTGCCGAACCCCCGGAGCCGCTGCTGGTCGAATACGCGCGATCCTTCTTCCCGGTACTGCTGTTTGTGCTGGTGCTGCGCAGCTTCCTGGCAGAGCCTTATCAGATCCCTTCCGAATCCATGGTGCCGACGCTTGCGGTCGGAGATTTTGTGCTGGTGAACAAGTACGCCTATGGCATTCGACTGCCGGTGCTGGGCACGAAGATCATCCCTGTGGGTGAGCCCCGGCGGGGCGATGTCATGGTGTTCATCCCACCACACGATCCCCGCTACTTCATCAAGCGGGTGATCGGTGTACCCGGGGATGTGATCCGTTACGAAAACAAAGCCCTGTTCATCAACGGCGAACGGGCCGCATACGAGTTCGTGGAAGAGTTCGAGGAACGTTACGCCCTGGGGACCATCCCCGTCCGCTCCTATGTGGAGACATTTGATGGACGCTCCCATCAGATCTATCGTTATCCGAAGAACGAGATGACCGGCGAATGGACGGTTCCGGAAGACTCCTATTTCATGATGGGTGACAACCGGGGCAAGAGCGCGGACAGTCGCGAATGGGGTTTTGCCCATGAGAGCAATATTGTCGGCAAGGCCGTTGCAATCTGGGTGCACAAAGATCCGGGCCTGACCATGCCGACATTCGAACGTAACCGCTGGCTGGATTGA
- a CDS encoding DUF4845 domain-containing protein, whose translation MTNRKAYLRQGGASAMGVLLGVGALVTVVTLVLRLGPHYLDFETMKTIVEDMPAEQMHTMSIEDMRESFRKRFKVNSLRDFDLKKIIVIDRSKEGTLLTIEYEQREHLIANVDVVLTFYEQYRYQ comes from the coding sequence ATGACGAATCGGAAAGCGTATCTGCGGCAGGGTGGCGCATCGGCGATGGGCGTGCTTCTCGGTGTCGGAGCGCTGGTGACAGTAGTGACCCTCGTCCTGCGACTCGGGCCCCACTATCTTGATTTTGAGACGATGAAGACCATAGTCGAAGATATGCCGGCGGAGCAGATGCACACGATGAGCATCGAGGATATGCGTGAGTCCTTCCGCAAGCGTTTCAAGGTCAACAGTCTCAGAGACTTCGATCTGAAGAAGATCATCGTCATAGATCGATCCAAGGAAGGGACGCTGCTGACGATTGAGTACGAGCAGCGCGAACATCTCATCGCCAATGTCGACGTCGTGCTCACCTTCTACGAGCAGTACCGCTATCAGTAA
- the rnc gene encoding ribonuclease III has product MSTSCSPSTSSTAISNGSGRDLAELEKRLGYRFSARQILERALTHKSFSADHNERLEFLGDAVLGYVIAQILHENRTDVAEDALTMIRAELVRRETLAEIAVELELGDFLRLGTGERRSGGRQRTSIIANALEAVFGALEQDGGVDAARNVIANLYESRLEGVGRGSLEDVKDPKTQLQEILQGVAMPLPVYEILALDDSEPNPVILVTCRVDSLGLETRGAGRSRRVAEKAAAAQMIELVNERV; this is encoded by the coding sequence ATGTCGACGTCGTGCTCACCTTCTACGAGCAGTACCGCTATCAGTAACGGCTCCGGACGGGATCTCGCCGAGCTCGAAAAGCGGCTTGGCTACCGGTTCTCGGCCCGCCAGATACTGGAGCGGGCCCTCACCCACAAGAGTTTCAGCGCAGATCACAACGAACGTCTCGAGTTTCTCGGAGACGCCGTGCTCGGCTACGTGATCGCCCAGATCCTCCACGAAAACCGCACGGATGTGGCAGAAGATGCACTGACAATGATCCGTGCGGAGCTGGTGCGGCGGGAGACGCTTGCCGAGATCGCTGTGGAGCTGGAACTGGGCGACTTCCTCAGGCTTGGTACCGGCGAACGCAGAAGCGGCGGCAGACAGCGCACGTCGATTATCGCCAACGCGCTGGAAGCGGTATTCGGTGCTCTGGAACAGGACGGCGGTGTGGATGCGGCCAGAAATGTCATCGCGAATCTCTACGAAAGCCGGCTCGAAGGCGTCGGGCGGGGATCGCTCGAAGACGTGAAAGACCCCAAAACCCAGCTCCAGGAAATACTCCAGGGAGTCGCCATGCCGCTGCCCGTTTATGAGATTCTTGCCCTGGATGACTCGGAACCGAATCCTGTCATCCTGGTGACCTGTCGGGTGGACTCTCTCGGACTGGAAACCCGCGGGGCAGGTCGCAGCCGCCGCGTCGCGGAGAAGGCGGCGGCTGCACAGATGATCGAACTGGTGAATGAACGTGTCTGA
- the era gene encoding GTPase Era: MAAAAAAAAGPQLCGYVALVGRPNVGKSTLLNHLLQQKVAITSRKPQTTRHVMLGVDTEGPHQAIYVDTPGIHDHADREMNRYMVRSATSVLVDADLVLMVIERDRWLAEDELVLEHIRRAGTPVIAIINKQDQLQRKELLLPIIHRLGGLDVFQAIVPVSALKGIGIAELRREVFGRLPENPHLFPPDQVTDQSERFIVSEIIREKLMRRFGDEIPHRTAVVIEAFEDRGDVVDISADIYVERSGQKRIIIGKSGEKLKQVGQDARHDIEQLLDKRVMLRLWIKVRPGWTNSASALRRLGYD, translated from the coding sequence GTGGCGGCTGCGGCAGCTGCCGCCGCCGGGCCGCAACTCTGCGGCTATGTCGCGCTGGTGGGGCGGCCCAATGTCGGCAAGTCGACGCTGCTGAACCATCTTCTGCAGCAGAAGGTGGCGATCACCTCCCGTAAACCCCAGACCACGAGGCATGTGATGCTCGGGGTCGATACCGAAGGGCCTCATCAGGCCATTTACGTGGACACTCCCGGGATACACGATCATGCTGATCGGGAAATGAACCGTTACATGGTACGCAGCGCGACCTCGGTTCTGGTGGATGCGGATCTGGTGCTGATGGTCATCGAACGGGATCGCTGGCTCGCAGAAGACGAACTGGTGCTGGAGCATATTCGCAGGGCGGGGACTCCTGTGATCGCGATCATCAACAAGCAGGATCAGCTGCAGCGCAAGGAGCTACTGCTGCCCATCATCCACCGGCTGGGTGGACTCGATGTCTTTCAGGCCATCGTGCCGGTGTCTGCCCTGAAGGGCATCGGCATCGCAGAGCTGCGCCGGGAAGTTTTCGGCCGACTCCCCGAGAATCCGCATCTGTTTCCCCCGGACCAGGTGACCGATCAGAGTGAGCGCTTCATCGTCTCGGAAATCATCCGGGAAAAACTCATGCGACGTTTCGGTGACGAGATTCCGCACCGCACCGCCGTGGTGATCGAGGCTTTCGAAGATCGGGGAGATGTGGTGGACATTTCCGCCGACATCTACGTGGAACGCAGCGGGCAGAAACGGATCATCATCGGCAAATCGGGTGAAAAGCTGAAACAGGTCGGCCAGGATGCACGGCACGATATTGAACAGCTGCTCGACAAGCGGGTCATGCTGAGGCTCTGGATCAAGGTACGACCGGGCTGGACCAACAGTGCGAGCGCCCTGCGACGCCTGGGCTATGACTAG
- the recO gene encoding DNA repair protein RecO, translated as MVLHTRPYRENSLLLTVFSHDHGRVSMVARSARGGKRGRILQPFALLRAGWTGRGGLVTLTAFEVEKQHWYRGDALAAGFYVAELLMRLMPERESHPRLFAALRWVLDHLESDLEGALRRFEMILLEELGYALDFQHEATDGRPLAAEVNYQFDPDVGFSRTTAARSYSGAVLLAIGRGDFTDPGVRRSARRLLRRALAAHLGPAPLLSRRLLAGMRRRAPSGVDAPADLELPPPPLNQ; from the coding sequence GTGGTTCTGCACACCCGCCCATATCGGGAAAACAGCCTGCTTCTGACCGTGTTCAGCCATGACCATGGCAGAGTCAGCATGGTTGCCCGCAGTGCCAGGGGCGGGAAACGCGGTCGCATTCTGCAGCCGTTCGCTCTGCTGCGTGCCGGCTGGACAGGACGCGGCGGGCTCGTCACCCTGACCGCCTTCGAAGTGGAAAAGCAGCACTGGTATCGGGGAGATGCACTCGCGGCGGGATTCTATGTCGCAGAACTGCTCATGCGCCTCATGCCGGAGCGGGAAAGCCACCCGCGACTGTTTGCTGCTCTTCGCTGGGTACTCGACCATCTGGAAAGCGATCTGGAGGGTGCACTGCGGCGCTTTGAAATGATTCTGCTGGAGGAGCTGGGCTATGCGCTGGATTTCCAGCATGAAGCGACGGACGGTCGACCGCTGGCAGCCGAAGTAAATTATCAGTTCGACCCGGATGTGGGCTTCTCCCGGACAACGGCTGCGCGCAGCTACTCAGGCGCGGTACTGCTGGCGATCGGCAGGGGGGACTTCACTGATCCGGGTGTGCGGCGCAGCGCGCGCCGCCTGCTGCGCAGGGCGCTCGCTGCGCATCTGGGTCCCGCGCCGTTGCTCAGCCGTCGTCTGCTCGCCGGTATGCGCCGTCGCGCACCCAGTGGTGTGGACGCGCCTGCAGATCTTGAACTCCCGCCACCTCCCCTGAATCAATGA
- a CDS encoding methyltransferase domain-containing protein — protein sequence MSAGPRTRDIAISVESLDTDGFGTASLNQRRIRVKNGLPGEELLARVLKRGSGDWFAEAFDIRQAAAGRRTPPCEYFPRCGGCQMQHIDHADQVALKQRRLLEALQAEQVVPQQVLEPQWGEGLHYRTRARLGVRVVDGEVLIGFRESFSGRVMRMTYCRTLIEAFADLLEPLRQLIGGLSSPTAIPQVELAAGDDSQAIVLRHLVPLTPEDDTLLENFSNRHGLALFRQASRRDLIAPPGAGARLLSYANPDLDLRFEFLPWEFTQVNLAMNRRLVAAAIRGLAPGQGSPVVDLFCGIGNFSLALARSGARVIGYESDASAVARAQNNAQLNRLDTRCEFVLSDLYDRDCDRLAETEYMLLDPPRSGAGPNLPKWIGGDHLRRVAYVSCEPGTFAADAKVLAERGFVLEQTGIFDMFPQTAHVETLGVFSRAW from the coding sequence ATGAGCGCCGGACCCCGGACGCGGGATATCGCCATCAGCGTCGAGTCTCTGGACACGGATGGATTCGGCACTGCTTCGCTGAATCAGCGCAGAATACGGGTGAAGAACGGTCTGCCCGGGGAAGAACTGCTGGCCCGGGTGCTCAAACGCGGCAGCGGCGACTGGTTCGCCGAGGCCTTTGATATCAGACAGGCTGCGGCAGGGCGGCGGACCCCGCCCTGTGAATACTTTCCCCGCTGCGGGGGCTGCCAGATGCAGCACATCGACCATGCGGATCAGGTCGCGCTGAAACAGCGACGGCTGCTGGAAGCCCTGCAGGCCGAGCAGGTTGTGCCACAGCAGGTTCTCGAGCCGCAGTGGGGTGAAGGCCTCCACTATCGCACCAGAGCCAGGCTGGGTGTACGGGTTGTCGATGGCGAAGTGCTGATCGGATTCCGGGAGAGCTTTTCAGGCCGGGTCATGCGGATGACCTACTGCCGTACCCTGATCGAAGCATTCGCCGATCTGCTGGAACCCCTGCGTCAGCTGATCGGCGGACTGTCCAGCCCGACAGCGATACCACAGGTGGAACTCGCCGCGGGTGACGACTCCCAGGCCATCGTGCTGCGGCATCTTGTTCCCCTGACCCCGGAAGATGACACGCTGCTGGAAAACTTTTCCAACCGGCACGGACTGGCCCTGTTCCGGCAGGCTTCCCGCCGGGACCTCATCGCGCCACCAGGTGCAGGTGCGCGGCTGCTGAGCTATGCGAACCCGGACCTCGATCTGCGCTTCGAGTTTCTCCCCTGGGAATTCACACAGGTAAACCTTGCGATGAACCGCAGACTTGTCGCGGCTGCCATCCGCGGGCTGGCACCGGGGCAGGGGAGTCCGGTAGTTGACCTGTTCTGCGGTATCGGAAACTTCAGTCTCGCGCTGGCCCGTTCCGGTGCGCGGGTGATCGGCTATGAAAGCGATGCCAGTGCAGTGGCGCGGGCGCAGAACAACGCGCAGCTCAACAGGCTCGACACCCGGTGTGAGTTTGTCCTGAGCGATCTGTATGATCGCGACTGCGATCGGCTGGCTGAAACCGAGTACATGCTGCTCGATCCGCCCAGATCCGGAGCCGGACCGAATCTCCCGAAGTGGATTGGGGGCGATCATCTCAGACGCGTGGCCTACGTCAGCTGTGAACCGGGAACCTTCGCAGCGGATGCAAAAGTGCTGGCTGAACGTGGATTTGTTCTGGAACAGACAGGGATATTCGATATGTTTCCTCAGACTGCGCATGTGGAGACGCTCGGGGTGTTCAGCAGAGCATGGTAA
- a CDS encoding HD domain-containing protein, which translates to MVNTSALIPRTIDGLIDRAAWHARICTDHPALDAALIERSLNFVARTAEQAEDFLEIGIELGNLLLTLHMDAESIAAALVYRPLRTGAVTADEVANALGPAVASLAVAVLRMADTSLLEMSNSRMQTSESRDQVENIKRMLVSMIDDPRVAILKLAERVVALRSAKEGPEARRMRIAQEAHLIFAPLASRLGVWQLKWELQDLALRYLAPDIYRTLARQLDGRRVEREAEVAALAEAMQDRLRARGINATVSGRAKHLYSIWLKMRAKNVGLDEVYDVRAIRVVVPDIAQCYSALGVIHTEWQHLPSEFDDYIAAPKENGYRSIHTAVRWDDGKTLEVQIRTPEMHQEAELGVCAHWAYKEEGGEDLSYTQKMNWMRQVVDWQEETRERFRTETIGMELRERVREERIFVYTPKGHVLDLASGATPVDFAYRVHTQIGHRCQAAKVDGRRVALNTELHSGERVEILVGTEDAPRREWLEHHLGFVKSTRAREKISDWFRARPPAESEAAGRALLETALVELALPVPEPQTLQAAIARLGCTGEGDFFRLLAEGDLQLLDVIVLLNSDSDPHSEASPRSGGSSQDGVSLLPGGGNSGVSYTIELLADDRRGLLFDITSYLDHEGIPLLSNAGRVLPETSLASISLEIRLHGIEQLVRILEGLKQIPAVLQARRLETRQ; encoded by the coding sequence ATGGTAAACACCAGTGCGCTCATTCCCCGTACGATCGATGGACTCATCGATCGCGCTGCCTGGCACGCCCGGATCTGTACCGATCATCCGGCGCTGGATGCGGCACTCATCGAGCGTTCTCTGAATTTTGTTGCCCGAACGGCAGAGCAGGCCGAGGATTTTCTCGAGATCGGCATCGAACTGGGCAATCTGCTGCTGACTTTGCATATGGATGCCGAATCCATTGCCGCCGCCCTGGTTTACCGTCCGCTGCGGACCGGTGCAGTAACCGCCGATGAGGTAGCAAACGCCCTCGGTCCGGCGGTCGCGAGTCTGGCTGTTGCGGTACTGAGGATGGCGGACACCAGCCTGCTGGAGATGTCGAACAGCAGGATGCAGACCAGCGAATCCCGGGATCAGGTCGAGAACATCAAACGGATGCTGGTTTCGATGATCGACGATCCGAGAGTCGCGATTCTGAAGCTCGCTGAGAGGGTGGTTGCTCTCCGGTCGGCAAAGGAAGGGCCCGAAGCACGCCGCATGAGAATCGCTCAGGAGGCGCACCTCATATTCGCTCCGCTGGCCAGTCGTCTCGGAGTCTGGCAGCTCAAGTGGGAGCTGCAGGATCTCGCGCTGCGCTATCTTGCGCCGGATATATACAGGACGCTGGCCAGGCAGCTCGATGGCCGCCGGGTCGAACGGGAAGCGGAAGTTGCTGCACTTGCGGAGGCCATGCAGGATCGGTTGCGCGCCCGCGGAATCAACGCGACTGTGTCTGGCCGCGCGAAGCACCTCTACTCCATCTGGCTGAAGATGCGCGCCAAAAATGTGGGTCTGGATGAAGTCTACGATGTGAGGGCTATCCGGGTAGTAGTGCCGGATATTGCCCAGTGCTACTCGGCCCTCGGAGTGATTCACACGGAGTGGCAGCATCTTCCGAGCGAGTTCGACGACTACATCGCCGCGCCCAAGGAAAACGGCTACCGCTCGATTCACACCGCGGTGCGCTGGGATGATGGCAAGACCCTGGAAGTGCAGATCCGTACGCCGGAAATGCACCAGGAGGCGGAACTCGGAGTGTGTGCCCACTGGGCGTACAAGGAAGAGGGAGGTGAAGACCTTTCCTATACACAGAAGATGAACTGGATGCGACAGGTGGTCGACTGGCAGGAGGAAACCAGGGAACGTTTCCGGACTGAGACCATCGGCATGGAGCTCAGGGAGCGGGTCAGAGAAGAGCGGATATTTGTCTATACCCCCAAGGGCCATGTCCTTGATCTGGCGTCTGGTGCGACCCCGGTAGACTTCGCTTACAGAGTACATACCCAGATCGGGCACCGATGTCAGGCAGCGAAAGTCGATGGTCGGCGGGTTGCGCTGAATACAGAGCTGCACAGCGGTGAACGGGTCGAAATCCTTGTCGGAACCGAAGACGCTCCCCGGCGGGAATGGCTCGAACATCATCTTGGCTTCGTGAAAAGTACCCGGGCCCGGGAGAAGATCAGCGACTGGTTTCGGGCGCGTCCCCCGGCTGAGAGTGAAGCGGCGGGACGCGCTCTGCTCGAAACGGCCCTTGTCGAACTTGCGCTGCCTGTACCGGAACCGCAGACGCTGCAGGCCGCGATTGCGCGACTCGGCTGCACGGGCGAAGGTGATTTTTTCCGGCTGCTGGCAGAGGGGGACCTGCAGCTGCTGGACGTGATCGTGCTCCTGAATTCTGACTCAGATCCGCACAGTGAGGCGTCTCCCCGGTCGGGAGGAAGCTCGCAGGATGGAGTCAGTCTGCTCCCCGGCGGCGGGAATTCCGGTGTTTCCTACACGATAGAGCTGCTCGCGGATGACCGTCGCGGCCTGTTGTTCGATATCACTTCCTACCTAGATCACGAAGGTATTCCGTTGCTGTCCAATGCCGGAAGGGTGCTGCCGGAAACCTCTCTTGCATCGATCTCTCTGGAAATACGCTTGCACGGAATAGAGCAGCTGGTCAGGATCCTGGAGGGATTGAAACAGATTCCGGCGGTTTTACAGGCGCGCCGACTGGAAACCAGACAGTAG